Proteins encoded in a region of the Papio anubis isolate 15944 chromosome 14, Panubis1.0, whole genome shotgun sequence genome:
- the C14H2orf68 gene encoding UPF0561 protein C2orf68 homolog: MEAGPHPRPGHCCKPGGRLDMNHGFVHHIRRNQIARDDYDKKVKQAAKEKVRRRHTPAPTRPRKPDLQVYLPRHRDVSAHPRNPDYEESGESSSSGGSELEPSGHQLFCLEYEADSGEVTSVIVYQGDDPGKVSEEVSAHTPLDPPMREALKLRIQEEIAKRQSRH; the protein is encoded by the exons ATGGAGGCGGGGCCGCATCCCCGGCCGGGGCACTGCTGCAAGCCTGGTGGGCGGCTGGACATGAACCACGGCTTCGTGCACCATATCCGACGGAACCAGATCGCTCG GGACGACTATGACAAGAAGGTGAAGCAGGCTGCCAAGGAGAAGGTGAGGAGGCGGCACACGCCCGCGCCGACGCGGCCCCGCAAGCCAGACCTGCAGGTGTACCTGCCGCGACACCGAG ATGTCTCTGCCCACCCACGCAACCCAGACTATGAGGAGTCCGGTGAAAGCAGCAGTAGTGGAGGCTCTGAGCTGGAGCCTTCTGGCCATCAGCTCTTCTGCTTAGAATACGAGGCAGACAGTGGAGAGGTCACATCAGTTATCGTGTATCAG GGCGATGACCCAGGAAAGGTGAGTGAGGAGGTGTCGGCACACACGCCTCTGGATCCACCCATGCGAGAAGCCCTCAAGTTGCGTATCCAGGAGGAGATTGCAAAGCGCCAGAGCCGACACTGA